The stretch of DNA TTGCTTCCGCGAACAGCTTACAGCTTTAAGTTTAATGGGGAGTTTCATCCGCGCGACTCTGTGGCATTAGTAGTTAATGCATATGATGAAGATCAAAATAAAGTTAGTGAGCAGATTGTTACTTCAGCGGCACCAATGTTTACCCTGCCGCAAGAAACAGTAAGTTATAGTCTGGCATTAATTAATTTAAATACGGTCAAGTTTACGCTGACTAATTTAATTGTGGCGCGTGCAGCAATTATGACAAATTATCGGTTTAAGTTAGATAGAATTGCCAATTTACGTGTGCTTAAGATAACAAGTAAGTATGCAAAAGATAATCTGTTATTTGTGCATTTAGTAAAAAAGAGGTCAGTCATTCAAGAACTCAGTTTTATTGCTCAAGAACAGCACCTGTTTATCTTTGTTCCGCAAAACAGTAAGGG from Lactobacillus sp. ESL0785 encodes:
- the asp3 gene encoding accessory Sec system protein Asp3 — its product is MKTKIEKIYLFFCPTDLAYLYLNGSQVRFTADQVSYENPLLTPGQKIINWENRPHQPDFTPSMYLPNLLPRTAYSFKFNGEFHPRDSVALVVNAYDEDQNKVSEQIVTSAAPMFTLPQETVSYSLALINLNTVKFTLTNLIVARAAIMTNYRFKLDRIANLRVLKITSKYAKDNLLFVHLVKKRSVIQELSFIAQEQHLFIFVPQNSKGELYLEPAMVEQIINYLIQAELQHFSLRIDRNRLTEPITKRMMQVDLSERGI